The Seriola aureovittata isolate HTS-2021-v1 ecotype China chromosome 3, ASM2101889v1, whole genome shotgun sequence genome includes a region encoding these proteins:
- the zgc:154142 gene encoding ovochymase-2 → MDVEKGRRKSRGLSTLEKFLIFLFVAMTGVCIGLVVVYFTDKADSSTHAEGPDSGCGGPQELSAESGTLTSWNYPSSYDNGKSCTWHITVDPDKVIHLWFEEFALEDTKLCTADFITVRDPLGIIGKYCGYTKPKPVVSLSNHLTIYFDTNERKTDQGFKAHYKAVAPENTPEIAGAGGFLQGDQGDLMTPGFPEQNYLNGALYQWRITVPERERVRLTFTSFDLVPEVCGDFVQIYDGHKAGSSSMGKFCGGTMPKPVESSGNTMVVRFKSDSSLTSKGFKATYTKSSLPPVVVPTTTKPTPTSTATPRPTTQTRPPPTSSGSGGPVILNGRKGVVQSLGFPNPYPAHLNSSWKISVPRGFLVKLQITDMAITGETGQCKEDKLVISDNYSILGTHCGYILPPAVVSAGDTISVTFQSDSRLTDRGFSAKWEAVYPEDITEIQGCGISSKEETGVIKSQNWPMNYKANTECMWNIALPLGKKITLTFTHFDLEAKDILASKCYDNIMVYDINSLTNALIQKHGPFCGTKLPRTIQSKGNRLLIRFHTDLFTEAKGFRAYWTTNPSLPAPTEPPAQPNPWDNITIDWPSTCGKPAIPPTVGARIVNGEPAKPHSWPWQVSMQVWPASQGEPTFFHTCGGTLIHKNWVLTAAHCFINYADELQRWRMCLGKHNLTYTEPSQRCFNVSGIYRHEGFKYPTVPTVEFDIALVRLDGEVIPSDEIAYACLPSEEEVLTKGKMCYATGWGDETGDSLNAKVAEALNQVALPVVPYDTCKRMDYWWFQVKTSMICCGYTLPDELKSVCQGDSGGPLVCQDTSSGPWEVHGITSFGPIGCIMNKKPSVFTRSSAYLPWIRNVVRRDIYDEHTSGCGGAKDLTGTGGTVSSMGYPASYSNKARCQWNIRVPVGKVVHLHFHNFSLEESQLCMNDKVSLTDRTGSLGTYCSQVPPKDLVSDGDTLHIAFSSNDKVVDTGFNATWRAVDPTEAPCGGSFSSDQGEITSPNWPSDYHSQSVCTWRITVPSGKSIHVAFTHFELQAVNMLGQCVDYVEIFNGNTMASLGRFCGFAPPSIITIPSNTAVIRFLSNGANQQQGFRGYWTTDTSVIPTLPPPLPKPWDNITISWPENCGNPEVKPNTATTRVVNGVEAIPHSWPWQVSMQATPMSPIPYMHGCGGSLIHEEWILTAAHCFMFPLNKPSYWRMCLGKHHMNSSMDVPSAEKCYKVDGIIRHKGFVYEQDRTDITNDIALVHLAEPVNMTREISPICLPKPGAVMPAGTPCFVTGWGDEKGNLFPKVAEKLNQAALPVIDFQTCSKPSYWWDTLRPSMICAGYESPDELKSACQGDSGGPFACAAAGPKTTWEVHGIVSFGPRGCIKDKKPSVFTRVSAFSDWIIDNIKKFIYENGKTN, encoded by the exons GTAAATACTGTGGCTACACCAAACCGAAGCCGGTGGTGTCACTGTCAAACCATCTGACAATCTACTTTGACActaatgagagaaaaacagaccaAGGATTCAAGGCTCATTACAAAGCTGTGGCACCAGAGAACACACCAG AAATAGCCGGAGCTGGTGGCTTTCTCCAAGGTGACCAGGGGGATCTGATGACCCCTGGCTTCCCAGAGCAGAATTACCTGAATGGAGCATTATACCAG TGGAGAATCACAGTCCCTGAACGCGAGAGGGTCCGACTGACATTTACTTCCTTTGACCTGGTCCCCGAGGTCTGTGGAGACTTTGTTCAGATCTACGATGGCCACAAGGCCGGCTCCTCTTCAATGG GTAAATTCTGTGGGGGAACGATGCCAAAGCCAGTGGAGTCCAGTGGCAACACAATGGTGGTCCGCTTCAAATCTGACAGCAGTTTGACTTCAAAAGGATTCAAAGCTACTTACACAAAGTCCAGCCTTCCACCTGTTGTTGTTCCCACCACAACAAAACCCACACCCACATCCACAGCCACACCCAGACCCACCACACAAACACGTCCACCTCCCACATCTTCCG GAAGTGGTGGTCCAGTAATCCTCAATGGGCGCAAAGGAGTGGTCCAGTCCTTGGGTTTTCCGAATCCATATCCTGCTCATTTGAACAGTTCTTGGAAGATATCTGTGCCCAGAGGATTCCTGGTTAAACTGCAGATCACTGACATGGCCATCACAGGAGAGACGGGACAATGCAAAGAGGACAAACTGGTCATTTCAGATAATTACAGCATCCTAG GCACGCACTGTGGCTACATCCTTCCCCCAGCGGTGGTCAGTGCTGGGGACACAATATCTGTCACCTTCCAGTCCGACAGCCGCCTCACAGATCGAGGATTCTCTGCCAAGTGGGAGGCTGTGTATCCTGAGGATATCACAG aAATCCAGGGCTGCGGCATTTCTTCCAAAGAGGAAACAGGGGTCATCAAGTCCCAGAACTGGCCTATGAACTACAAGGCTAACACTGAGTGCATGTGGAACATCGCTTTgcctttggggaaaaaaatcacactgaCATTCACCCACTTTGACCTAGAAGCCAAAGATATCCTAGCATCCAAATGCTATGACAACATAATGGTGTATGACATCAACAGTCTGACCAATGCACTGATACAAAAACACG GTCCTTTCTGTGGGACTAAGCTGCCTCGGACCATTCAATCAAAGGGCAACAGGCTGCTGATTCGTTTCCATACAGACTTGTTTACTGAGGCCAAAGGCTTCAGGGCCTACTGGACCACAAACCCCAGTCTGCCTGCTCCCACTGAGCCACCTGCTCAGCCCAACCCTTGGGACAACATCACCATAG ACTGGCCCAGTACATGTGGCAAACCAGCCATTCCTCCTACTGTTGGCGCACGCATTGTGAACGGAGAGCCAGCCAAGCCACACTCCTGGCCCTGGCAAGTGTCCATGCAG gtcTGGCCTGCCAGTCAAGGAGAACCCACATTCTTCCACACCTGTGGTGGTACCCTTATCCATAAGAACTGGGTACTTACAGCAGCCCACTGCTTCATAAA TTATGCTGATGAGCTGCAGCGTTGGCGGATGTGCCTTGGCAAACACAACCTGACCTACACAGAGCCAAGCCAACGCTGCTTCAATGTATCTGGTATCTATCGCCATGAGGGCTTTAAGTATCCCACAGTGCCCACAGTGGAGTTTGACATTGCCCTTGTGAGGCTGGACGGTGAGGTGATACCCAGTGATGAGATCGCTTATGCCTGCCTTCCGTCCGAGGAAGAAGTCCTAACTAAGGGAAAGATGTGCTATGCCACCGGCTGGGGAGATGAGACCG GTGATTCACTTAATGCTAAGGTTGCAGAGGCCCTTAACCAGGTCGCCCTGCCTGTTGTGCCGTATGATACCTGCAAGAGGATGGATTACTGGTGGTTCCAGGTCAAGACCTCCATGATCTGCTGTGGTTATACGCTGCCTGATGAGCTCAAGTCTGTCTGTCAG GGGGATTCAGGTGGTCCTCTGGTGTGCCAGGATACCTCCAGTGGCCCTTGGGAAGTTCATGGTATAACCAGTTTTGGCCCCATTGGATGCATAATGAATAAGAAGCCCTCCGTGTTCACTCGCTCCTCTGCCTACCTCCCCTGGATCAGAAATGTCGTCCGCAGAGACATCTACGATGAGCACA CATCTGGCTGTGGAGGAGCAAAGGACTTAACTGGCACAGGTGGCACCGTGTCCTCTATGGGATACCCTGCCAGCTACAGCAACAAAGCCCGCTGCCAGTGGAACATCCGGGTGCCTGTCGGCAAAGTGGTCCACCTCCATTTCCACAATTTCTCCCTGGAGGAGAGTCAGTTGTGCATGAATGACAAAGTGAGCCTCACAGACAGAACAGGAAGTCTAG GCACCTACTGCAGCCAGGTGCCGCCTAAAGACCTGGTGAGTGATGGAGATACACTTCACATCGCCTTCTCCTCCAATGACAAGGTGGTGGACACTGGCTTCAACGCCACCTGGAGGGCAGTGGACCCTACAGAGG ctcctTGTGGAGGAAGCTTCAGCAGTGATCAGGGTGAAATCACCTCTCCTAACTGGCCCAGTGACTACCATTCCCAGTCTGTGTGCACGTGGCGTATCACCGTTCCCTCAGGAAAAAGTATCCATGTAGCCTTCACTCACTTTGAGCTgcaagctgtaaacatgttagGACAGTGTGTGGACTATGTGGAGATCTTCAACGGAAACACCATGGCATCACTAG GTCGATTCTGTGGCTTTGcccctccatccatcatcaCCATTCCTAGCAACACGGCCGTCATTCGCTTCCTTAGTAACGGAGCCAATCAACAGCAAGGTTTTCGTGGTTACTGGACCACTGATACCAGTGTTATCCCAACTTTACCTCCTCCACTACCTAAACCGTGGGACAATATTACTATCA GCTGGCCAGAAAACTGTGGAAACCCAGAAGTGAAACCCAATACAGCAACCACAAGGGTGGTTAATGGAGTAGAGGCGATCCCCCACTCATGGCCCTGGCAAGTCTCCATGCAG GCTACACCAATGTCTCCCATACCTTACATGCACGGCTGTGGAGGCTCTTTGATTCACGAAGAATGGATCCTGACGGCTGCTCATTGTTTCATGTT CCCGCTGAACAAACCCTCCTACTGGCGCATGTGTCTGGGGAAGCACCACATGAACTCCTCCATGGACGTTCCCTCAGCAGAGAAGTGCTACAAAGTGGATGGTATCATCCGCCACAAGGGGTTCGTGTACGAGCAGGATCGTACTGACATCACCAATGACATAGCCCTGGTGCATTTGGCTGAGCCTGTCAATATGACAAGGGAGATCAGCCCCATCTGTCTGCCCAAACCTGGGGCTGTGATGCCTGCTGGGACACCCTGCTTTGTCACCGGATGGGGAGACGAGAAAG GTAATCTATTCCCCAAAGTGGCCGAGAAGCTAAATCAGGCAGCCCTTCCTGTTATCGACTTTCAAACCTGCAGTAAACCCTCTTACTGGTGGGACACCCTCAGGCCCTCCATGATCTGTGCTGGATATGAGTCCCCAGATGAGCTTAAATCAGCCTGCCAG GGTGACTCTGGCGGTCCTTTCGCCTGCGCGGCTGCTGGACCCAAAACAACCTGGGAGGTTCACGGTATTGTAAGCTTCGGACCTCGGGGCTGCATCAAAGACAAGAAACCGTCTGTATTCACCCGTGTCTCTGCCTTCAGCGACTGGATCATCGACAATATCAAGAagtttatttatgaaaatggCAAAACCAACTAA